A region of the Propionispora hippei DSM 15287 genome:
ATAGTGGCAGAATATGAGCTCACCGCATCTGCGTTAGATCGCTGGATCAAGCAGTCCCAAACCAGCGGCTCCTTCAAAGAGAAGGACAATCGCCCAGCGGAAGAAAATGAGCTTATCGCCTTGCGAAAAGAACTTCAACGTCTCCGGA
Encoded here:
- a CDS encoding transposase; the protein is MSKQARRTFTSEFKSQMVQLYENGKPRAVIVAEYELTASALDRWIKQSQTSGSFKEKDNRPAEENELIALRKELQRLR